The following proteins are co-located in the Saccharomycodes ludwigii strain NBRC 1722 chromosome V, whole genome shotgun sequence genome:
- the HOF1 gene encoding formin-binding protein HOF1 (similar to Saccharomyces cerevisiae YMR032W | HOF1 | Homolog Of cdc Fifteen) has translation MTIYNYQECFWDERDQGVVTLLQHVKQGTYVTSHIYKYFEELGKLQREYSRRLNAINEKYRDNLLNIAPDYGQLNRIITIFINLQEKIIKSHGKLTVQIETEVLQDLHDDCITTLNVNYSNLEGKLRNLQKNKAVKRKNMKEIKGKLNKAVMELRDCELNLDNQLGCKQNFQIDKERNKWNKVIDNLNRKLDICREEYQASKKHWINEWWSCSMELQNLELNRIETVINKFYQYSTFVLDCNVVEQTCFEKLTQSLMSLSPMEDISSFSKHYGTGRINKHPKDTNNNTSNIATSSNFNGIGRLNSRISMLENQPLPELPIPTQNHIANNNNIRISHRDNLKNLSNKLNTYSRSISNSSKESSPPRDKNNINNVDNEIHYVGRSEINNKAAFQLSFPKINNNNSDDYEIDDILEDQFYPSPSKTTDTLPNKIGLSSPTTIDSGYISKTIEEKDYSSRNKENTFSSSEEDEVEEDGAEEDEAEKGKEGAKYSNVKRGVNSKTFQQPTNNLIPENKSIINNFVKQATYKDDKENSLNSILQTGEDNHNYSVNNNTTDNNDDNYTSTINILKSIPDFGKSSWNSKKLQKNATNYNIGNKGKVIGGNIFAKSPIRTDGIGFNTPKIITGQIETEKETQREVNNYAEKDFEVYTKNKRESNKLTLDRGIKIDANIEDKDSQYRTTSTDTIKIDNKYKQSNSIPFDEQYNNTAHQDKLEEQGEEEKVEEDDNEEEEGDGGVVVRERKYNHECYSHDTDVNYKTNNILRRNDIREYKSSPIANKELYKISQPVKDPPPSKNKKHNGNYESHISGNIKQNSIECNVDEETDPLKAAVNRMRLEKQFKKKTFMNEQEDIENGRISSFTGAKLVPFPNRKR, from the coding sequence atgactatatataattatcaaGAATGTTTTTGGGATGAACGAGATCAAGGCGTAGTTACATTATTACAACACGTTAAACAAGGCACATATGTTACGTcccatatatataagtatTTTGAAGAATTAGGGAAATTACAAAGAGAATATTCAAGAAGATTAAACGCAATAAATGAGAAATATAGAGAcaatttattgaatataGCCCCCGATTATGGCCAATTAAACCGGATAATTAcgatttttattaatctacaagagaaaataattaaaagtCATGGGAAATTAACTGTTCAAATTGAAACAGAGGTTTTACAAGACTTACACGACGATTGTATAACTACATTAAACGTGAATTATTCCAATTTGGAGGGGAAATTACgtaatttacaaaaaaataaggcTGTCAAACGTAAGAATATGAAGGAGATAAAGGggaaattaaataaagcCGTAATGGAATTAAGAGATTGTGAATTGAATTTAGATAACCAATTGGGTtgtaaacaaaattttcaaattgataaagaaagaaataaatggAATAAAGTCATTGATAATTTAAACAGAAAATTAGATATTTGTCGAGAGGAATACCAAGCGAGCAAAAAACACTGGATAAATGAATGGTGGAGCTGTTCTATGGAGTTGCAAAATCTCGAATTGAATAGAATTGAAACTgttataaacaaattttatcaatattcCACCTTTGTTTTAGATTGTAATGTTGTAGAGCAAAcatgttttgaaaaattaactcAATCATTGATGTCTTTAAGTCCTATGGAAGatatttcttcattttcaaaacattaTGGCACGGGAAGAATTAATAAACATCCAAAagatactaataataataccagtAACATTGCTACTAGTAGTAATTTCAACGGTATTGGAAGGCTTAATTCTAGGATATCAATGTTGGAAAACCAACCATTACCGGAATTGCCAATACCAACTCAAAACCATATCgctaacaataacaatatacGTATATCACACAGagacaatttaaaaaacttgTCCAACAAATTAAATACATACTCCAGATCCATATCCAACTCTTCTAAAGAATCCTCTCCTCCAAgggataaaaataacatcaaTAATGTAGACAATGAAATACATTATGTTGGAAGATCagaaattaataacaaagcGGCTTTTCAATTAagttttccaaaaattaataataacaacagtgATGACTATGAGATTGACGACATTTTAGAAGATCAATTTTATCCATCTCCGAGTAAAACAACAGACACTTTACCTAATAAAATTGGTCTTTCGTCACCAACAACTATCGATTCCGGATATATTAGCAAAACAATTGAAGAGAAAGATTATAGTAGCAGGAATAAAGAGAATACCTTTTCAAGCAgtgaagaagatgaagtAGAAGAAGATGGAGCGGAAGAAGATGAAGCAGAAAAGGGAAAGGAAGGAGCAAAATATTCTAATGTTAAACGGGGTGTTAATTCGAAAACATTCCAGCAACCgacaaataatttaataccAGAGAACAAAAGcatcattaataattttgttaaaCAAGCAACATATAAAGATGACAAAGAAAATAGTCTCAATTCAATTCTTCAAACAGGTGAAGACAATCACAATTATTCTgtcaataacaatacaaCTGACAATAACGATGACAACTACACATctacaataaatatattgaaaagTATACCAGATTTTGGTAAGTCTTCATGGAACTCTAAAAAGTTACAGAAAAATGCCACTAATTATAACATTGGTAACAAGGGCAAAGTTATCGGTGGCAATATCTTTGCAAAAAGTCCCATCAGAACTGATGGTATTGGTTTCAATACTCCGAAGATAATAACCGGACAGATAGAgacagaaaaagaaacacAACGTGAAGTAAATAATTACgcagaaaaagattttgaagtatataccaaaaataaaagagaaagtAACAAATTGACATTGGATAGGGGAATTAAAATTGATGCTAATATTGAAGATAAGGATTCACAATACAGAACAACCTCTACTGACACTATCAAAATAGACAATAAGTATAAACAAAGTAATTCGATTCCTTTCGACGAACAATACAATAATACTGCGCATCAAGATAAATTAGAGGAGCAAggagaagaagagaaaGTGGAGGAGgatgataatgaagaagaagagggaGATGGAGGAGTAGTAGTACGAGAAAGAAAGTATAACCATGAATGTTACAGTCATGATACGGACGTTAATTATAAAACTAATAACATATTAAGACGTAATGATATACGTGAATATAAATCATCCCCAATCGCAAATAAGGAACTATATAAAATATCCCAACCAGTTAAGGATCCACCACCAtcaaagaataaaaagcaTAATGGCAACTACGAGAGTCATATTAGTGGTAATATTAAGCAAAATAGCATTGAGTGTAATGTCGATGAAGAGACTGATCCGTTAAAGGCTGCTGTCAACAGGATGAGATTAGAAAaacaattcaaaaaaaaaacttttatgAATGAACAGGAAGATATAGAAAACGGAAGAATAAGTTCATTTACCGGTGCAAAATTGGTACCATTTCCAAATAGAAAGCGATGA